A window from Theobroma cacao cultivar B97-61/B2 chromosome 3, Criollo_cocoa_genome_V2, whole genome shotgun sequence encodes these proteins:
- the LOC18605059 gene encoding lysine histidine transporter 1, whose product METQPETQDSSSKPETLNDWLPITKSRNAKWWYSAFHNVTAMVGAGVLGLPYAMSELGWGAGTVIMILSWVITLYTLWQMVEMHEMVPGKRFDRYHELGQHAFGEKLGLWVVVPQQLMVEVGVNIVYMVTGGKSLKKFHDTVCPNCTDIRTTYFIMIFASVHFVLSHLPSFNSITAVSFAAAIMSFSYSTIAWVASIHKGVQPSVEYIERASTSAGQVFGFFSALGDVAFAFAGHNVVLEIQATIPSTPEKPSKKPMWKGVIVAYIVVALCYFPVSFIGYWVFGNSVEDNILISLEKPAWLVATANLFVVIHVIGSYQVFAMPVFDMAESYLVKRMHFTPSLMLRIITRTSYVALTMFLGMTFPFFGGLLSFFGGFAFAPTSYYLPCIIWLAIYKPKRFSLSWITNWTCIIVGVLLMVLAPIGALRQLILQSKNFKFYS is encoded by the exons ATGGAGACTCAACCAGAGACGCAAGACTCATCATCCAAACCGGAAACTCTCAACGATTGGCTTCCCATTACCAAGTCTCGCAATGCTAAGTGGTGGTACTCTGCCTTCCACAATGTCACTGCCATGGTTGGAGCAGGAGTTCTGGGTCTTCCGTATGCTATGTCTGAACTTGGATG GGGTGCTGGTACTGTTATCATGATATTGTCATGGGTGATCACTCTTTATACTTTATGGCAAATGGTGGAGATGCATGAGATGGTTCCTGGGAAGAGATTCGACAGGTACCACGAGTTGGGGCAGCATGCCTTTGGTGAAAAGCTGGGGCTGTGGGTAGTGGTGCCTCAGCAATTGATGGTGGAAGTTGGTGTCAACATTGTGTATATGGTCACAGGTGGAAAATCATTGAAGAAGTTCCATGACACCGTTTGCCCTAACTGCACAGACATCAGAACAACTTACTTCATCATGATCTTTGCATCAGTTCACTTTGTGCTCTCTCATCTCCCCAGTTTCAACTCCATCACCGCTGTCTCTTTTGCTGCTGCTATCATGTCCTTTAG CTATTCTACAATTGCTTGGGTAGCCTCCATTCACAAAGGGGTTCAGCCAAGTGTGGAGTACATTGAAAGGGCCTCAACCAGTGCAGGGCAAGTGTTCGGCTTCTTCAGTGCTTTGGGAGATGTAGCCTTCGCCTTCGCTGGGCATAATGTGGTCTTGGAGATTCAGGCAACAATCCCATCCACCCCGGAGAAGCCATCCAAGAAACCCATGTGGAAAGGGGTGATTGTGGCCTACATCGTGGTTGCCTTGTGCTATTTCCCAGTTTCCTTCATTGGCTACTGGGTGTTTGGGAACAGTGTCGAGGACAACATTCTGATTTCGTTGGAGAAACCCGCTTGGCTTGTTGCAACTGCGAACTTGTTCGTTGTCATTCATGTCATTGGAAGTTACCAA GTCTTCGCAATGCCAGTTTTTGACATGGCAGAATCATATCTTGTCAAGAGGATGCATTTCACCCCAAGTCTAATGCTTCGCATCATTACACGCACTTCATACGTTG CCCTTACCATGTTCCTTGGAATGACTTTCCCTTTCTTTGGTGGACTGCTGAGTTTCTTTGGAGGCTTTGCTTTCGCTCCCACGTCATACTAT CTTCCTTGCATCATATGGCTTGCCATTTACAAACCGAAAAGATTCAGCTTGTCATGGATCACAAACTGG ACATGCATTATCGTTGGTGTACTTTTGATGGTATTGGCTCCAATAGGCGCATTGAGGCAGCTCATTCTTCAATCTAAGAACTTCAAGTTTTACTCTTGA